The Quercus robur chromosome 7, dhQueRobu3.1, whole genome shotgun sequence genome has a segment encoding these proteins:
- the LOC126691557 gene encoding uncharacterized protein LOC126691557 gives MRSSLKSLKEFQIANETPNRISSDHTTTWKPPPPGWFKVNVDGALFSKTKQSGIGVIVRDEEGNVIAACSRKLDLPLGALKIEAKALEAGVQFAEEVGLRNVVFEGDSLLVFNVVPWCCRDSGIGSEYHPWCAVESPELQNI, from the coding sequence ATGCGAAGCTCGCTGAAATCATTGAAGGAGTTCCAAATTGCCAATGAAACACCGAACCGGATTAGCTCAGACCACACAACAACTTGGAAGCCACCACCACCGGGCTGGTTCAAGGTTAACGTGGATGGCGCGCTCTTCTCGAAAACAAAACAGTCCGGCATTGGAGTGATTGTGCGAGACGAGGAAGGGAACGTGATAGCGGCCTGTAGCAGAAAGCTAGACTTACCTCTAGGTGCTTTGAAGATTGAGGCGAAGGCCCTAGAGGCAGGGGTTCAATTTGCCGAGGAGGTGGGGCTCAGGAATGTAGTGTTTGAAGGCGATTCTTTGCTAGTCTTCAACGTAGTCCCATGGTGTTGCAGAGACAGCGGCATCGGTTCAGAATATCATCCATGGTGTGCTGTGGAAAGTCCAGAGCTTCAGAACATTTGa